AGTTTATTTGCAGCTTATGTTTTGAACCTCATTCCTGAAGACTGGATTATTGGTTTGTTGGGATTGATTCCACTGTACTTAGGAATTCGGATTGCTTTCAAGGGAGAGCAGGATGAAGATGAAGAGGAAGTGCTTGAAAAAATGGAAGCAGGAGGGGGAAACCGATTATTTTGGACGGTAGCCCTGATTACCGTGGCTTCCGGTGGTGACAATCTAGGTATTTATATCCCTTACTTTACATCACTAACTGGAATTGAAATTGGTGTAGCGTTAATTGTTTTCGCCATCTCTGTGGCGATCCTTTGCTATATCAGTTACAGATTATCAAAAATTACCTTGATATCAGAAACAATCGAGAAGTATCAGCGGGTGATAGTCTCGCTGGTTTTTATTGGATTAGGAATTTACATTATGATGGAAAATGGCACCATTCAAACCCTGTTGGGATTATAGAGAAAGCCATTCAAACTAATATTCAATAAGGAGAGACGCAATGGACGAGAACAAGAAACAACACGAATGGATCCTCGATGGGATCGATTGCGCTAATTGTGCTAATAAAGTAGAAAGAGGCGTTGCGAAGGTGGCAGGTGTGGCCAACAGCAACGTGAACTACATGACCCAAACCTTGAGCTTCGAGGTGACTGGGGAA
This genomic interval from Jeotgalibaca porci contains the following:
- a CDS encoding CadD family cadmium resistance transporter, with product MLQTIISALAVYVSTSIDYLLILMIIFSQSSTKGKMNGIIGGQYLGTGMLVAFSLFAAYVLNLIPEDWIIGLLGLIPLYLGIRIAFKGEQDEDEEEVLEKMEAGGGNRLFWTVALITVASGGDNLGIYIPYFTSLTGIEIGVALIVFAISVAILCYISYRLSKITLISETIEKYQRVIVSLVFIGLGIYIMMENGTIQTLLGL